A single Trueperaceae bacterium DNA region contains:
- a CDS encoding LptF/LptG family permease encodes MKLVDRYVLREALPPFLFGLVLYASLAVVSVTIPRLQWIVGTPVAELLAWLVLQLPQALVQTLPIALVLAVLIALGRLATEHELLAMQVGGVPLRRVAFTFVALGAVSAGAVLAMNQWVLPVTNARTAETYWRLTTGRSGLFRLARQNLPIDDFLLHFDATTNGGNGMLGVRIERWEGDVLTLLRADSAVFQGTDLVLSGYRIDRLDLGALDVAVSDPALALANLVRLRNVPPDPEQTLVVTTSYTADDLIARFSGGGFEDSRSLSELRRDAENDLISVSERRQAEVLYQRKLAEPFTNLVLLLVAVPLALSYSRSRGVAFGVSLVVTLIWYLFYTFGQLFAQTGAIPVWLGAWGGNLVFVVLGLLLLARRRA; translated from the coding sequence GTGAAGCTCGTCGACCGTTACGTCCTGCGGGAGGCCCTCCCCCCGTTCCTGTTCGGGCTGGTGCTCTACGCGTCGCTGGCGGTCGTGTCGGTCACGATCCCCCGCCTGCAGTGGATCGTGGGCACGCCGGTGGCGGAGCTACTGGCCTGGCTGGTGCTGCAGCTCCCCCAGGCGCTGGTGCAGACGCTGCCCATAGCGCTGGTCCTGGCGGTACTCATCGCGCTCGGCCGCCTCGCCACCGAGCACGAGCTGTTGGCGATGCAGGTGGGCGGCGTGCCGCTGCGCCGCGTGGCGTTCACCTTCGTGGCTCTGGGGGCGGTGAGCGCGGGCGCCGTCCTGGCGATGAACCAGTGGGTGCTGCCGGTGACGAACGCGCGCACCGCCGAGACCTACTGGCGCCTCACGACCGGCCGCTCCGGCCTGTTCCGGCTCGCCCGCCAGAACCTGCCCATCGACGACTTCCTGCTCCACTTCGACGCCACCACCAACGGCGGCAACGGCATGCTGGGCGTGAGGATCGAGCGCTGGGAGGGCGACGTGCTCACGCTCCTGCGCGCCGACTCGGCGGTCTTCCAAGGCACCGACCTGGTGCTGAGCGGCTACCGCATCGACAGGCTCGACCTAGGGGCGCTCGACGTGGCCGTCTCCGACCCGGCGCTGGCGCTGGCGAACCTCGTGCGCCTGCGCAACGTGCCGCCCGACCCGGAGCAGACGCTCGTCGTGACGACCTCGTACACCGCCGACGACCTCATCGCCCGCTTCTCCGGCGGCGGCTTCGAGGACAGCCGCTCCCTCAGCGAGCTGCGGCGGGACGCCGAGAACGACCTCATCTCGGTGAGCGAGCGCCGCCAGGCGGAGGTGCTCTACCAGCGCAAGCTCGCCGAGCCGTTCACGAACCTCGTCCTGCTCCTCGTGGCGGTGCCGCTGGCCCTGTCGTACTCGCGCTCGCGCGGCGTGGCCTTCGGCGTCAGCCTCGTCGTGACGCTGATCTGGTACCTCTTCTACACGTTCGGACAGCTCTTCGCCCAGACCGGCGCGATACCCGTGTGGCTGGGCGCCTGGGGCGGGAACCTCGTCTTCGTCGTTCTCGGGCTGCTCCTGCTGGCGCGTCGACGGGCCTGA
- a CDS encoding DUF2461 domain-containing protein translates to MPDDQRFTGFSPDAFRFFAELHLDNSRTFWEANKQRYLQNVRAPLEALARELEGAFGEWHVFRPYRDLRFTKDKRPYKERAAMQFGGRGPGAVGGQYLQVGADGLFLGVGTYYLHDEHLKRYRRAVANDRAGTELEEIVAELTAKGYGLAGETLRRPPQGFTDDHPRVALLKRKGLAATVQFAPEEWMYGPEAIDRVAQVFADGERLCAWFRSRVA, encoded by the coding sequence ATGCCCGACGACCAGCGCTTCACCGGCTTCTCGCCCGACGCCTTCAGGTTCTTCGCCGAGCTGCACCTCGACAACTCGCGGACGTTCTGGGAGGCGAACAAGCAGCGGTACCTCCAGAACGTGCGCGCGCCACTGGAGGCGCTCGCGCGCGAGCTGGAGGGCGCGTTCGGCGAGTGGCACGTGTTCCGCCCCTACCGCGACCTGCGCTTCACTAAGGACAAGCGGCCGTACAAGGAGCGGGCCGCGATGCAGTTCGGCGGGCGGGGCCCGGGCGCGGTGGGCGGCCAGTACCTGCAGGTCGGCGCCGACGGGCTGTTCCTCGGCGTCGGCACCTACTACCTCCACGACGAGCACCTGAAGCGCTACCGCCGCGCCGTGGCCAACGACCGCGCGGGCACGGAGCTCGAGGAGATCGTCGCCGAGTTGACGGCGAAGGGCTACGGGCTCGCCGGCGAGACGCTCAGGCGCCCGCCGCAGGGCTTCACCGACGACCACCCTCGCGTCGCGCTGCTCAAGCGCAAGGGCCTGGCCGCCACCGTCCAGTTCGCGCCCGAAGAGTGGATGTACGGCCCCGAGGCCATCGACCGGGTCGCCCAGGTCTTCGCCGACGGCGAGCGTCTCTGCGCCTGGTTCAGGTCGCGGGTGGCGTAG
- a CDS encoding bifunctional (p)ppGpp synthetase/guanosine-3',5'-bis(diphosphate) 3'-pyrophosphohydrolase: METAVVTVPAELRTATSYLAPEDRRRLEDAYAFAERHHRGMTRRSGDPFITHPVAVTVILAEMRLDIDALRAGLLHDTVEDTEATFEEIEEQFGPTVRRIVEGETKISKLAVRVYQDEQSENLRQMLLAMVSDVRIILVKLADRLHNMRTLEHMPPHKQRRIAEETLEIFAPLAHRLGINHIKNELEDIAFYYVDRQRYEQLERQVRSRHIEREKYVQESIELLAERLKAEGLKFELSGRSKHLYSIYRKMQRDNRSLDQIFDLMAIRAILDPETNNGNGMAQEDAEKAVCYRALGIVHSLWTPIPGRFKDYVAVPKPNGYQSLHTTVIGLLGQPIEVQIRTRRMHEVAEFGVAAHWAYKDGINDPAEIQKRLEWMKQLLDIDNTSEDAEGFVDAVKTDYLSERVLVFTPAGDVVNLPRGSTPIDFAYQVHTEVGHRTIGARVNGEIVPLTYQLQTGDRVEILTNRSSQYGPSADWVNMVVTRSAKQKIRHYFRALERQQQLESGRRMLERGLRRRSLPVAPNMTKAKLLEAAEKLLNTDSVDDLFLALDAQRLTPKQVVEALVPEIAKDRKPQQPAEHPRKSVSGVYVDGLDAPANLANCCSPVRGDDVIGYVTRGRGISVHRVDCPNVKHLMETDADRFVNVTWDTPAGEVFPVDFEVVAVDRPGLLKDVLDVISGMNKSAFRVQADVNSNMSARIMFRIDVKDHAEIEYVKDNIGRIPDVTRVYRSKPGLKA; the protein is encoded by the coding sequence ATGGAGACCGCGGTGGTCACCGTGCCCGCCGAGCTGCGGACGGCGACGAGCTACCTGGCGCCGGAGGACCGGCGCCGGCTGGAGGACGCCTACGCCTTCGCGGAGCGCCACCACCGCGGCATGACGCGGCGCTCGGGCGACCCGTTCATCACGCACCCCGTGGCCGTCACGGTGATCCTCGCCGAGATGCGCCTCGACATCGACGCCCTGCGCGCCGGCCTGCTCCACGACACCGTCGAGGACACCGAGGCGACGTTCGAGGAGATCGAGGAGCAGTTCGGGCCCACGGTCAGGCGGATCGTCGAGGGCGAGACGAAGATCAGCAAGCTCGCCGTGCGCGTCTACCAGGACGAGCAGTCGGAGAACCTCCGCCAGATGCTGCTCGCCATGGTCAGCGACGTGCGCATCATCCTCGTGAAGCTCGCCGACCGCCTCCACAACATGCGCACGCTCGAGCACATGCCGCCGCACAAGCAGCGGCGCATCGCCGAGGAGACGCTAGAGATCTTCGCGCCCCTGGCCCACCGGCTCGGCATCAACCACATCAAGAACGAGCTCGAGGACATCGCGTTCTACTACGTCGACAGGCAGCGCTACGAGCAGCTCGAGCGCCAGGTGAGAAGCCGGCACATCGAGCGCGAGAAGTACGTGCAGGAGTCCATCGAGCTGCTGGCCGAGCGCCTGAAGGCCGAGGGGCTGAAGTTCGAGCTGTCCGGCCGCAGCAAGCACCTCTACTCGATCTACCGGAAGATGCAGCGGGACAACCGCTCGCTCGACCAGATCTTCGACCTCATGGCGATCCGCGCGATCCTCGACCCCGAGACGAACAACGGCAACGGCATGGCGCAGGAGGACGCGGAGAAGGCCGTGTGCTACCGCGCGCTGGGCATCGTGCACAGCCTGTGGACGCCCATCCCCGGGCGCTTCAAGGACTACGTGGCCGTGCCCAAGCCGAACGGCTACCAGAGCCTCCACACCACGGTCATCGGGCTCCTCGGCCAGCCCATCGAGGTGCAGATCCGCACGCGGCGGATGCACGAGGTCGCCGAGTTCGGCGTCGCGGCCCACTGGGCCTACAAGGACGGCATCAACGACCCCGCCGAGATCCAGAAGCGCCTCGAGTGGATGAAGCAGCTCCTGGACATCGACAACACCTCGGAGGACGCCGAGGGCTTCGTCGACGCCGTCAAGACCGACTACCTCTCCGAGCGCGTGCTCGTGTTCACGCCCGCGGGCGACGTCGTGAACCTGCCGCGCGGCTCCACGCCCATCGACTTCGCCTACCAGGTGCACACCGAGGTGGGGCACAGGACCATCGGCGCCCGCGTGAACGGCGAGATCGTGCCGCTCACCTACCAGCTCCAGACCGGCGACCGCGTCGAGATCCTCACGAACCGCTCCAGCCAGTACGGGCCGTCGGCCGACTGGGTGAACATGGTCGTCACCCGCAGCGCCAAGCAGAAGATCAGGCACTACTTCAGGGCGCTGGAGCGCCAGCAGCAGCTCGAGTCTGGCAGGCGCATGCTCGAGCGCGGCCTCAGGCGCCGCAGCCTGCCGGTGGCGCCGAACATGACGAAGGCCAAGCTGCTCGAGGCCGCCGAGAAGCTCCTCAACACCGACTCGGTCGACGACCTGTTCCTCGCCCTCGACGCCCAGCGGCTCACGCCGAAGCAGGTCGTCGAGGCGCTGGTGCCCGAGATCGCCAAGGACCGCAAGCCGCAGCAGCCGGCAGAGCACCCGCGCAAGAGCGTCTCCGGCGTCTACGTCGACGGCCTCGACGCCCCGGCGAACCTGGCGAACTGCTGCAGCCCGGTGCGCGGCGACGACGTCATCGGCTACGTCACGCGCGGACGCGGCATCTCCGTGCACCGCGTCGACTGCCCGAACGTCAAGCACCTCATGGAGACCGACGCCGACAGGTTCGTGAACGTCACCTGGGACACGCCGGCAGGGGAGGTGTTCCCCGTCGACTTCGAGGTCGTCGCCGTCGACCGTCCCGGCCTGCTGAAGGACGTCCTGGACGTGATAAGCGGCATGAACAAGAGCGCGTTCCGCGTGCAGGCCGACGTGAACTCGAACATGAGCGCGCGGATCATGTTCCGCATCGACGTCAAGGACCACGCCGAGATCGAGTACGTCAAGGACAACATCGGCCGCATCCCCGACGTCACGCGCGTCTACCGCAGCAAGCCGGGGCTGAAGGCGTAG